Genomic segment of Streptomyces roseifaciens:
TGGGCCACGGGATCCATTACTGCCTCGGCGCCCCGCTGGCCAGGATGGAGACGGAAACTGCGCTGGCAGCGCTGCTGGAGCGGTTTCCCGGGCTCGCGCTCGACGGGGCGCGGGAGGACGTCGCCCGGCGGCCCTCGATACGTGCGAGTGGCCTGATTTCGCTCCCTGTTCGCTGGTAGTCAGCAAAGCCGAACAGGTTTTTGGTGCATAACCCATCCTTGATGAGGTAGAACTGTCCTCGAGCCCGCCCGGTGTGCATCCCCCGTCGCACCGGGCGGGCCTTCGAACCCTCGGGCCGGATTCTCCGGCGCGCCGGCCGCATCGGCCGTGGCAGCCTCAGCGGCCGGACCGGCTCGCGGTGGATCAGACCGTGGTGGATCAGACCGTGGTGGCAGGGAACTTCAGCAGGGCGACGGCCGCGAGCATCTGTATGCTCACCGCCGCCACCGCCTTGTGCGTGGGCAGGTGGTGCTGACCGCGGATCAGCAGGGCGGCGAAGGCGTAGCCGAAGGCCGAGGTGATCCAGGCGGCCGCCCGTACGGGGAAGGAGTCCCCGGGCAGGCACGCGTCCAGGGCCAGCCGCGGCAGGTCCGTCGCCCAGAACACCACCACGAACAGCGTGACCGTGGGGCCGAACTTGCCGTTGCCGCCGAGCCGGCGGGCGATGGCCTGGGTGGCGATACCCAGCAGCAGGCTGGCCAGGACGAGCACGACGTCGGCTATCGCCATGGCCTCCAGGGCCAGGGCGGGGCCCACCCGCCAGCCCTCCCAGAACGAGTCCTTGCCCAGCGTCCCCAGCGCTCCGCAGAGCAGGCACAGGAACGCCGCCGCCCCCCACACGCTCCGGTCCCGCGCCTCGTCCAGGATCTCGACCGGGCGGTACCACAGCCCGAAGAAGAGGCGGTGCCAGTACAGCCTGCGGCGGGGGGCGGCGGAGGCGTGCGGGGCGGGAGGTGAGTGAGGGGAGGCAGAAACAGGCATGGGTGCAAGTATCACCGCTCGGCGGGCACCCCGGTGTCCGGGTCGGCGTCCGGCGCCTCGCCCGACCTGGCGTCAGGAACCGCGCCCGCGGCGAGGTCGGGGGCTGTTCCGGGGGCCGTCCCGGCGGCGGCGTCCGGGTCGGCGCCGTGCAGGTACTCCTCGCTGATCTCCCGCGGCCCGAACGGCCACACCTTCTCGTAGCGCGACCAGAGCACGAAGGCCACGCAACCGGCCCCGACCCAGGCCAGGGACCATTCGATGGGATGCCGGCCGGGGGAATTCCGGTCCGCGTAGCCGTAGATGACGAGCCAGCCCACCAGGGCCACCAGGCTCGGCAGCGGGTAGAGCCACATCCGGTACGGGCGCGGCAGGTCCGGCTGGCGGCGGCGCAGCACGGTCACGGCGAGGACCTGGGCGAGGGCCTGCACGATCACCATCACGGCGGTGAGCAGCTGGATCAGTGTGGCCAGGTCCGTGTGACGGCCGATCAGGAACCCTGCGCCCGTGATGACTCCCATGGCGGCCAGGCCCAGCGCCGGGAAGCGGTGTCTGGGGTGCAGTCGTCCGAAGGGGCGGAAGAAGACCTTCTCCCGGGCGGCGTCGTAGGGCACCCGGGAGCCGCCGAGCAGCCCGGCGAGGACCGAGGCGACGGCCGTGACGAGGATGAGCACGGTGACGACCCGGGCGGGCCCCTTGCCCCAGGCCTCCTCCAGGACCGCCGAGGCGACGGACGAGGACGCCGTCGAGGCGGGGTCGAGCATCTGCTTCCAGTCGATGACGCCGAGCGTGCCGATCTGCAGGAGCAGGTAGATGGCCATGATGCCGAGGATGGAGAAGACGATGGCGCGCGGCAGGGTGCGCCCGGGGTTCTTGATCTCGGCGCCCATGTACGCGGCCGTGTTGTAGCCGAGGTAGTCGTAGATGCCGATGGTCAGGCCCGCCGCGAAGCCGATCCAGAAGTGGTCCGACGTCAGCTCGAAGGCGCCCGAGGGGTAGGTGAAGGCCCGGTCGGGGCTGAAGTGGGTGAAGGCGGCGAGGATCACCAGCACGACGGAGGCGATCATCACGCACCACAGCACGACCGTGATCCGTGCGATGTTCTCGACGCGCCGCCACAGCACCAGCACGATCAGCGCGATGACGGCCAGTCCGGTCACGTCGCCCTGCATCTGGCCCATGTCCGGCCACAGATAGCCCAGGTACTGCACGAAGCCGATGACCCCGGTGGACATGCCCAGCGGGATGAAGAGCATCGCCGTCCACACGAACAGGAACGGCATCAGCTTCCCGGTGCGGTACTGGAAGGCCTGGCGCAGATAGACGTAGCTGCCGCCGGCGCCGGGCAGCGAGGCGCCGAGCTCGGCCCAGATCAGCCCGTCGGCCAGGGCCAGCACCGCGCCCGCGACGAAGCCGATGACGGCCTGCGGGCCGCCGAAGGCCGCGACCATGAGGGGGATGGTGACGAAGGGGCCGATGCCGCACATCTGGCTCATGTTGATGGCGGTGGCCTGGAACAGTCCGATGCGGCGCACGAAGCCGACGCGCTCGTCCGGCGGTGGATCCGTCTCTGCCATTGAGGTCGGCCCTTTCTCGCGCCGGACGGGGTCCGGCTGACCTGATTGTCCGTCCAATGCACTGGTAGCACCGGCGTGTCGCAACCGTCCACCGTTCCGACACGCCGGTACTGCCGACCGGCCGACCGGGTAGGTTCCGTTCGCAACGGCAGTGACCGAAGGGGTGGGAGATGTCGGCAGGGCGGATAGCGGTCGTGGGCGGGTCCATCGCGGGGTGCGCGGCGGCGCTCGCCGCGGCGCGGGCGGGCGCCGGCGAGGTCGTGGTGTACGAGCGGGCGGCCGGCGGGCTGCAGGACCGGGGCGTGGGCCTGGCCGTCCACGACCGGCGGTACGCGGAGCTGGAGGCGGCCGGATACCTGGACCCGGCCATTCCGTGGGTGCGGCTGACCTCGCGCCCCTGGATCGTCCGGGACGCGGGCAGCCGGGCCGGGCGGCGGGTGGGCGCACTGCCGTTCGGGTTCCGTTCGTACAACTGGGGGTCGCTCTGGAGCGAGCTGCGTGCGCGCGTGCCGTCCTCCGTCGCCTACGAGCGCGGCACCGCGGTCGAGCGGGTGGTGCCCGGGCCGGACGGCGCCGTCCTGCAGCTGGCCGGGGGCCGGGAGGAGCGCTTCGACCTCGTGGTCGGCGCCGACGGCTACCGCTCGGCCGTGCGGGCCGCAACGCGGGCCGCGACCGTGCCCCGTTACTCCGGATACGTGGCGTGGCGCGGCGCGCTCCCCGAGGCGGACCTGCCGGGGCCTGCGGAGGCGTGGGCGCGCGACGAGGCCGCCACCGTCGCCTTCCCGGGCGGCCACATGATCGTCTACCGCATCCCCGGCCCCGGCGGCACCGGCACCAGCGCCAACTGGGTCTTCTACTGCGTTCCCGACGACCCCGCCCACACCTTGTCCCTGGAGGCCGCGGCCGGCCTCCCGCCGAGCCGCGTGCCCGACGGGCTGACGGCGCAGCACCGCGCCGTCGTGGACGCGCACTTCCCGCCGTACTGGCAGGAGCTCGTCCGGCGCACCCCGAAGGACGCCACCTACGTCCAACCCGTTCATGACCTGTGCGTGCCGCGCTACGGGGAGGGCCGGCTCGTGCTCGTGGGGGACGCGGCGGCGGTCGCCCGGCCGCATTCGGGCAGCGGGGCCGTCAAGGCGCTGCAGGACGCCACGGTGCTGGAGCACTGCCTGGCGTCGGCCGGGAGCTGGGCCGGGGCCGTGGCCGCGTACGACGCCGCGCGGGCGCCGGCCGGCCGCGCGATCGTCGATCTCGGCCGCAGACTGGGCCGGGCGCAGGTGCAGGCCACGCCCGCCTGGGCCGCGCTGGACCAGGGCGCGCTGGAGGACTGGTGGCGGCAGGCGGCCGACGGCGGGCGGGACTTCGGCGGGCGGTCGCTCGGGGAGCGGGGCGGGGAGCCGCGCCGGTAGCGGCGGCCGGAGCAGGAGGACGCCGCCGAGCGCCACCGTCGATTGCGAGAGGTTTGCAACTGCAGAACCTGTGCACAACCGCTAGGGTGGCCCGGCCGTGGTGTTCGGGAAGACCGGTGACGGGCCTTCGTGGTCCCAGTCCGGAGCGGCCCTCGCCACTGTGATCGGGGAGTGACCGTCCCGTTCCGCGCGCTCCCAGGGCGCGCGGAGCCACTGGCCGCAGCCGGCTGCCGGGAAGGCGGGGACGGGCGCGAACGGACCCGTAAGCCAGGAGACCGGCCA
This window contains:
- a CDS encoding APC family permease, whose product is MAETDPPPDERVGFVRRIGLFQATAINMSQMCGIGPFVTIPLMVAAFGGPQAVIGFVAGAVLALADGLIWAELGASLPGAGGSYVYLRQAFQYRTGKLMPFLFVWTAMLFIPLGMSTGVIGFVQYLGYLWPDMGQMQGDVTGLAVIALIVLVLWRRVENIARITVVLWCVMIASVVLVILAAFTHFSPDRAFTYPSGAFELTSDHFWIGFAAGLTIGIYDYLGYNTAAYMGAEIKNPGRTLPRAIVFSILGIMAIYLLLQIGTLGVIDWKQMLDPASTASSSVASAVLEEAWGKGPARVVTVLILVTAVASVLAGLLGGSRVPYDAAREKVFFRPFGRLHPRHRFPALGLAAMGVITGAGFLIGRHTDLATLIQLLTAVMVIVQALAQVLAVTVLRRRQPDLPRPYRMWLYPLPSLVALVGWLVIYGYADRNSPGRHPIEWSLAWVGAGCVAFVLWSRYEKVWPFGPREISEEYLHGADPDAAAGTAPGTAPDLAAGAVPDARSGEAPDADPDTGVPAER
- a CDS encoding FAD-dependent monooxygenase; this translates as MSAGRIAVVGGSIAGCAAALAAARAGAGEVVVYERAAGGLQDRGVGLAVHDRRYAELEAAGYLDPAIPWVRLTSRPWIVRDAGSRAGRRVGALPFGFRSYNWGSLWSELRARVPSSVAYERGTAVERVVPGPDGAVLQLAGGREERFDLVVGADGYRSAVRAATRAATVPRYSGYVAWRGALPEADLPGPAEAWARDEAATVAFPGGHMIVYRIPGPGGTGTSANWVFYCVPDDPAHTLSLEAAAGLPPSRVPDGLTAQHRAVVDAHFPPYWQELVRRTPKDATYVQPVHDLCVPRYGEGRLVLVGDAAAVARPHSGSGAVKALQDATVLEHCLASAGSWAGAVAAYDAARAPAGRAIVDLGRRLGRAQVQATPAWAALDQGALEDWWRQAADGGRDFGGRSLGERGGEPRR